In Candidatus Manganitrophus noduliformans, the genomic stretch GTCACCGAGGCTCGCAGCGAGACCTTCCTCGGGATGCTTGAAGAGGTGGAGATCGAAGTCGATGATGCGACTTTCTCGCATGCGCTGTCGGAGACCCTTCAGTTGTCCCGGCGTTACCGGCTTTCCGCTTATGACGCCTCCTATCTTGAACTGGCGTTGCGGGAGGGGATCCCTCTGGCGACGCTGGATGAAGATCTGCAGAAGGCGGCCAAGAAGGCGGGCGTAAAACGATTTGCAAGAAGATAAGTGAAAGGCATAACGCTGCAACGCAGATCCGCGAGCGCCTTGCGGTCCTGGAGTCGAGGGTCGCCACGCTGAGGCATTAAGGTTTAGACGAAAGCAGATTAACGTGAAGAGGCCCGGTTTCCCGGAGAGGGAGGCTGGGCCTCTTCCTTTTTCAGACCATGATGGAGATATGCATGAGCGAGAGCGCAGTCAAAGAATTGCAGAAGGCGATAAAACAACTTCAGAGGTTTCAGAGAAAACTCAAGGAAGCCGAAGATCGCCCGGACGAGATCGAGGAATTGGTGGAAGAGGAGGCATCCAATCTCTGGAAGCCGGTCGATCCGATTCAGCGTATCCGAATACCGGCCGCCCCGGAGATTCGGCTCCCTTTTTTCGTCCCCGGGCGGCAGAGAGAAGTCTCTCACATCGAGGCCTCTCCTCATGAAGCGGGGCTCTTCCTCCTTCCCTACACAAATACGTTTCGGGAGCGATTCATCGAACGATTCGGAGAGAAGGTCGCATCCCTGAAGCGGCTGATGCAGAGATTGCGGGATCTGGAACTGCAATATTACCAAGAAGTCAGGGCGCAGGCCTCTCAGAGTGAAGATTCCAACAAAGAGAAGAAGAATGAGAACTTCGAGCGCCTGGAGAGTGATTACAACTTCTTCAAATACCTCCATACGGTGACCCTGGATAACAGCAAGTTGGGACGGCTCTTTGACGAGATCGGATCGCACCTGGGTGGAGATTCTCTTCAGGATAAAGGGATCGTCGGATTTCTGAAAAGTTTAAAGGTCGACGGCAGGACCAGCGACGCTCTCTCGGAGGTCTTGTCGACGTTCGATCAGATCGCCCCCTTGTGCGTCAATATGTATCTTTCCTCCATCGCCTCCTGGGCCTCTCTGTCCAACTTCATCTCTGCCGAAGTAAAGAAGCTCGAGAGGGAGATGCTCGATGGAGTAGGCCCTGAGATTTACCGGCCTGATTATCTTGCCTTCCGGGAGACGATCAAGCGGACCATAGAGGGGTTATCGGGAGCGCCGACCTCCATGCAGGAGAAAGCGCTTTACTATGCCTATCTGAGTTTTCAGGCGTACCTATCGGAGAAAAGAAAGGATCCCTTCCGGCTGAATAACTTCGCCCAGGTCGGCGCCGGCAAGACCTACACCACGCCGATCTTTCTGAAGATGTTCTCCGACCAAATTCGTGAAAAATGGGAGAAGCGGCAACGCCAGCCCATCAAACTGCTCACACTCTATTTCACCGAGGCGAACCTCTGCCAGAATGTCATCAACTCCATGGTCGAGATCGATGTCCCTCAAGACGCGCTGCATCAGATCCAAATGAAGAAGCTACCCACACTTTCCGTGAAGGACGGCGATTGCGTCGTCCTCAGCCGCCATGAGTTTGGGCTCAAGGAGGAGGAAGAGATTATTCGGCCGCTGGAGATCCTCGTCCGAAGAGGGTTTCAGTTCATGATCGTGGCCGATGAATCGTCGTTCTTGAAGAACTCCGAGAGCGGAATCTCGTATGCGATGGAGCGCCTTTACGCCTATCTGCGGCGAAGAGGGGTTCTCTGGGTGGACTATCGCCTCTCCGCCACCCCCACGAACAATGACACAGGCGATTTCCTCTATCTGCTGGCGACGAATCGGATTAACATCGGCTCCTTTCTTCATGCCGATCCCGAGATTGCGCTGAAAATGGAGGTGCATCTGGCCGCAGGACAGGAGCGCTCCGATCCCGAGCACAGGATCACATTGAACCAGCTCCTGAGACTGTTGAATCACGGAAGTTCCCGGACCGGAATTCTCTTGATGATGAACCTCGTCGAAAAATCGGCGAAGAGCACACAGGACAAAGGCGGAGAGAACGGAGAGAAAAGAGGAGAGGATACGGAGAAGTACGTCCTGGAACTGGTCTATACCGACTGCGCAGGTGCTGTTCTTGCGCTCTATTACATGGCGGTTTACGACTCGCATCGTTTCAACATCCCCTCCTGGCTGGGAAAGGATAAGGAGGGTCACAGTATCGAGCCGACTCTGCTTGACGTCATGAATAAGCTCGGCGTCGGCTTTACCAGAATTACTCAGCCGACGGAAGAGAGAGTGAAGCGTCTCATCGGGCTTGAGCGGCCTCTGGTCCATCCCGGATCGCGGGAGATGAACTGCCTGATCCCCTGCCTCCCTCTGCTCAAAGAGATCGCATCTGCCTTGACCTACGATCGGGCGTTAAACGCCGATGAAGAAGTTCATTTCCAGATCAACGCCAAACAGCTGAAATCGAATCTCCTGGAGGCGGTTACCAATCTCGAGGTGTTGGAGAAGATCAGAGAGTTTCTCAATCTGATGATGTTCGTGAATCTGGTCCGAAAGGTCAGAGGCAGTCAGCGCGCCTGGTGGACGGTCGGAGAGGCCGTGGAAGCGGAATTCCGGAAGCTGCGCTTGGAATTCGTGGCGGCCTATGCGCAGGTTCGGGGCTTCCCGCTGATCCAGAAAGAAGAGGTGGTCCGTCGGAAGGTTCATAAGGGGTTTCAGATCGTCGAGGAGACGGAGTGCTACCCGTACTTGGCGATCGAGTCGCATAAAAAGGGCGACCTCATTCGTCTTTTGCGAGGTCTTTCTCAAGAGGGGCTATTGGGGCATCGGCTCCTGGACGACCTAGCCCAGTATTTTGCTCCGGTCCGTTTTTTTGAGATGGTCGATCTTCTGGAGGAACGGAAGACCGAAGGAAAGACCCTGCGAGAGAGGGAGAAGCTCGATGAGGAGATCGAGAAAAAGCGATCCCTGATCACGGAGATGCTGATCGACGCCTTGGGGCTCTCTTGCGAGATTGGGGAGTATGCAAAGGTGCTGGCCCTTTTAGAGGGCGATGTCACAGAGCTTCCAGCGGAAGAAGACGGCCTGCTGCATTTTCGGCCGTCGATCCTCTCGAAATACCCGATCTTTTTAAAGGAGGTCCTCGATCTGCTCAAGAGTGTGCTGGAGGATCTGCCGGGGTCCGAGCAGTTTGCTCTCGCGGATGTGATTTCGGATATCGGCAGTGAGAACGTCGATTTGGCGCAGACCCTGGCCGAATACGGGATCATCTTCAAGGCCTCCGAGTCGGTCAATTTCCCGCTGGTCTTGCGGTTTGCAGACCGGATTCTACAGAAGCTCGGGTCGATCTTTGCAAAAAAGGAGATACAGCTGACCCTCCGGGAGGAGGATGTCGATGGCATCCGGCGGACCATCGCGAGGAGCGCAAGCTTTGAGAATTTCGCAAGGAAGCTCTCACAGATGGCGAAGGTTCATGAATCTCCAGTGTTGATCTCCTGCCGCTATCGCTTCTCCCAGAAAAGTATCGCGGCAACGACCGGGGCGATGTACTCGGTGACCGGGGAGACGGATAAGGCGGAGCGGTATCGCATCTTGGAATCGTTCGATCATCTGGATGAGAAGATGGGGCGGGTCTTGGTAGCGACCACCCGGTCGATCATGAAGGGATTCAACCTGTTCTACGCCCAGTACGGCTGCATGAGTGAGGGACTCGACAACGCCGAAGTGCGGATGCAGATGGCGGGAAGGCTTCGGCCCTTATTTCCGCAGCATCTCGAGGAGATTCAAAGGATGTTGCAAGTATTGAGAAGAGAGAAGCCGGGAGCGTCGGCAATCCGGCATTTGGATCGGTTGTCGAAGAATGTGAAAGTCTTCGATGTGATCTCGCCGCAGATCATATCGGGTTTTCCGGATATTCAGAATACGAAAGCATTTCTGCTTCATACCTTTCTTTTCTCCCAGACCCATCAGCGATCTTTTCCGGCTATCTTCTCTGATGAGGAGGTCTTCCACTATGTCGACACCGAGCCCGTGTTTTCCGCAAAAACGGTGGAGACCTTCTGCCGGAAGATCATCGAAGAAGCGATCGAGGGATATATTGGAAAACTGCATGGGAGGAAGGAGATTGCGGTTTCGGAGCTGATCGAGATGATGGAAGAGGAGATTGAAGCAGTCGCCTGCGAGAATATCAAGGCATCGAGCTATCTTCCTCTGCTTCAGGCGGCGTCATAAGAGATTTTTGTTCTTGAAAAAGGGTCCCTCCGGTTGGGGGGGCCTCTTTTTTTTGCCTTTTTTCTGGCATATTTGCCGAAACCA encodes the following:
- a CDS encoding PIN domain-containing protein — encoded protein: MRFVIDNSVSMRWFFGDGKPQELAYATEALDAMREGSALVPVTWGLEVANVIARAEAKGWVTEARSETFLGMLEEVEIEVDDATFSHALSETLQLSRRYRLSAYDASYLELALREGIPLATLDEDLQKAAKKAGVKRFARR